A single genomic interval of Streptococcus oralis subsp. dentisani harbors:
- the rpsB gene encoding 30S ribosomal protein S2 produces MAVISMKQLLEAGVHFGHQTRRWNPKMAKYIFTERNGIHVIDLQQTVKYADQAYDFMRDAAANDAVVLFVGTKKQAADAVKEEAERSGQYFINHRWLGGTLTNWGTIQKRIARLKEIKRMEEEGIFDVLPKKEVALLNKQRARLEKFLGGIEDMPRIPDVMYVVDPHKEQIAVKEAKKLGIPVVAMVDTNTDPDDIDVIIPANDDAIRAVKLITAKLADAIIEGRQGEDAAAVEAEFAASEAQADSIEEIVEVVEGDNA; encoded by the coding sequence ATGGCAGTAATTTCAATGAAACAACTTCTTGAGGCTGGTGTACACTTTGGTCACCAAACTCGTCGCTGGAACCCTAAGATGGCTAAGTACATCTTCACTGAGCGTAACGGAATCCACGTTATCGACTTGCAACAAACTGTAAAATACGCTGACCAAGCATATGACTTTATGCGTGACGCAGCAGCTAACGATGCAGTTGTATTGTTTGTTGGTACTAAAAAACAAGCTGCTGACGCTGTTAAGGAAGAAGCAGAACGTTCAGGTCAATACTTCATCAACCACCGTTGGTTGGGTGGAACTCTTACTAACTGGGGAACTATCCAAAAACGTATCGCTCGTTTGAAAGAAATCAAACGTATGGAAGAAGAAGGAATCTTCGACGTTCTTCCTAAGAAAGAAGTTGCACTTCTTAACAAACAACGTGCACGTCTTGAAAAATTCTTGGGTGGTATCGAAGACATGCCTCGTATCCCAGATGTAATGTACGTAGTTGACCCGCATAAAGAGCAAATCGCTGTTAAAGAAGCTAAAAAATTGGGTATCCCAGTTGTAGCGATGGTTGACACAAACACTGATCCAGACGATATTGATGTAATCATCCCAGCTAACGATGACGCTATCCGCGCGGTTAAATTGATCACAGCTAAATTGGCTGACGCTATCATCGAAGGACGTCAAGGTGAAGATGCAGCAGCAGTTGAAGCAGAATTTGCAGCTTCAGAAGCTCAAGCAGACTCAATCGAAGAAATCGTTGAAGTTGTAGAAGGCGATAACGCTTAA